A stretch of the Geovibrio thiophilus genome encodes the following:
- a CDS encoding PLP-dependent aminotransferase family protein, protein MLYEWKADSTSKLPMYMQLANFFREKIKNGELKNGTKMPGREQLMTKLGISKTTLISAFSQLQHEGLLVSYPKSGYVITNRLDSKQVNWQSYIKKARHKTSFEEYRFWGNSNGLTNFSLSNSFHTAEYLHDAMKTSALRINEKKNLELTKYGLTALRESVVRHVERMGIKTDVENVLISSETIQRLYYVYESLLNTNSSFLYEQTNIINTISNIHSLGMNMTPIKLDRHGISVSDLEKKIAKHRCCPILHLDPTDQGPTGIVMSRKRRLELIELVDKYVIPVVEIDHSANIWHSRISLNPLKSLDTHGNVIYMGSMLKCYPFDFQLSWIIADRYLIEHFSNVFIQNGVKANFFMQIVADEMFRSGMMYVMMKDIKAFVLKRREAALRLCEKHLKPKAEWDERNCYFHFWLDFPGVNIRKIFNRHGIMTDAYPGYFFDRNDTSHILLCPASIEEEKLEETISRIRLLVEKSC, encoded by the coding sequence ATGTTATATGAATGGAAAGCAGACAGTACATCAAAACTCCCAATGTATATGCAGCTTGCAAATTTTTTCAGAGAAAAAATAAAAAACGGGGAACTCAAAAACGGAACAAAAATGCCCGGTCGGGAACAACTTATGACCAAGCTCGGGATAAGTAAAACTACATTGATTTCTGCTTTCAGCCAGCTTCAGCATGAAGGACTGCTGGTTTCCTACCCTAAATCAGGCTATGTAATAACAAACAGGCTCGACAGCAAACAGGTGAACTGGCAAAGCTATATAAAAAAGGCGAGACACAAAACCAGCTTTGAAGAATACAGGTTTTGGGGAAACTCCAACGGGCTTACCAATTTCAGTCTCAGCAACAGCTTTCATACAGCGGAGTATCTTCATGATGCCATGAAAACATCCGCATTGAGGATAAACGAAAAAAAAAACCTTGAGCTTACAAAATACGGTCTCACCGCTCTGCGGGAGTCAGTGGTGCGTCATGTTGAACGCATGGGTATAAAAACGGATGTGGAAAACGTTCTTATATCCTCTGAGACTATCCAGAGGCTCTATTATGTCTATGAATCGCTTCTGAATACCAATTCAAGTTTTTTATACGAACAGACAAACATAATCAATACTATTTCAAACATTCACTCCCTTGGAATGAACATGACTCCCATCAAGCTTGACCGACATGGAATCTCCGTTTCTGATCTTGAAAAAAAAATTGCTAAGCACAGGTGCTGTCCGATCCTTCATCTCGATCCGACCGATCAGGGACCTACCGGAATTGTCATGAGCAGAAAGAGAAGGCTTGAACTCATTGAGTTGGTGGATAAATACGTAATTCCGGTAGTAGAAATAGACCACTCTGCCAATATATGGCACTCAAGAATTTCTCTGAACCCTCTTAAATCACTTGATACTCACGGAAACGTTATTTATATGGGAAGCATGCTTAAATGTTATCCCTTTGACTTCCAGCTCTCATGGATCATTGCGGACAGATACCTCATTGAGCATTTCAGCAATGTTTTTATCCAGAACGGTGTCAAAGCAAACTTTTTTATGCAGATTGTGGCCGATGAGATGTTCAGAAGTGGCATGATGTATGTTATGATGAAGGATATTAAAGCTTTTGTGCTGAAAAGACGTGAAGCGGCGCTGAGGCTGTGTGAAAAGCATCTTAAACCTAAAGCGGAGTGGGATGAAAGAAACTGTTATTTCCACTTCTGGCTTGACTTTCCGGGAGTAAATATCCGCAAGATATTCAACAGGCACGGCATCATGACAGACGCTTATCCGGGCTACTTCTTTGACAGAAATGACACAAGCCACATACT